From Pungitius pungitius chromosome 9, fPunPun2.1, whole genome shotgun sequence, one genomic window encodes:
- the cep44 gene encoding centrosomal protein of 44 kDa isoform X4, whose protein sequence is MLSTGDVQGFLRKLETLLRAIKYLGHVDYNGLSKGDPSAFLPIVSFTLTSFSPPFAEQLMEAGLELTGKTDLRFTDTLYKVLRDIFHYKPILTKQQFLQWGFSQRKISFICDIIDLVLQKHNQLKKPRVRCPASYKDKRGESHPALTDAGTVFEGPFVVNHTEHSSTSPTNSSHVEELSSHEAWTSHNEVYSSNSLGNGITELAGCKEEKVNILYSSEVEGRLSALETQLGGLLSGMDRLYILEKRLEKLEKQRLTDKNEGEVITIPRESWEILMSRVLLLETKLDLSNIQLRVPLACPPTTTSSSCTTSDASKEDLKDRLERITNMLKSTSNLLKNTE, encoded by the exons ATGCTGTCCACTGGAGATGTCCAAGGATTTCTTCGTAAACTGGAAACTCTCTTGCGGGCGATAAAGTACCTGGGACATGTCGACTACAACgg tcTTTCCAAAGGAGATCCATCTGCTTTTCTACCAATTGTGAGCTTCACactcacctccttctctccaccttttGCTGAGCAGCTAATGGAGGCTGGACTAGAGCTGACCGGCAAAACTGACCTCCGATTCACTGACACTCTTTACAAG GTGCTGCGAGATATCTTCCACTATAAACCTATACTGACCAAGCAGCAGTTCCTCCAGTGGGGTTTCTCACAAAGGAAGATCTCTTTCATCTGCGACATTATTGACCTGGTTCTGCAGAAACACAACCAGCTGAAGAAG ccAAGAGTCAGATGTCCTGCCTCATACAAGGATAAGCGAGGAGAATCTCATCCTGCACTCACTGATGCAGGCACT GTGTTCGAGGGGCCATTTGTTGTTAATCACACAGAACATTCGTCAACTTCTCCCACAAACTCCTCCCATGTGGAAGAATTATCCTCCCACGAAGCCTGGACCTCTCATAATGAAGTGTATTCCTCTAATTCTCTCGGAAATGGGATCACAGAACTGGCAGGATGCAAGGAGGAGAAGGTTAACATTCTTTAC TCATCAGAGGTGGAGGGAAGGCTCTCTGCACTGGAAACTCAGCTAGGAGGTCTTCTgtctgggatggacagactctACATCCTGGAAAAGCGGCTGGAGAAACTTGAAAAACAGAGACTCACAGACAAG AACGAAGGAGAAGTCATCACTATACCCAGAGAAAGCTGGGAAATCCTGATGAGCAGAGTGCTGTTATTGGAGACTAAACTAGATCTGAGCAATATACAG TTGAGAGTGCCCCTGGCTTGTCCACCAACTACCACTTCCTCGTCTTGCACCACCTCTGATGCTTCAAAG GAGGACCTCAAGGACAGACTGGAGAGAATCACCAACAT GTTGAAGAGCACATCCAATCTGCTGAAGAACACAGAATGA
- the cep44 gene encoding centrosomal protein of 44 kDa isoform X1 → MLSTGDVQGFLRKLETLLRAIKYLGHVDYNGLSKGDPSAFLPIVSFTLTSFSPPFAEQLMEAGLELTGKTDLRFTDTLYKVLRDIFHYKPILTKQQFLQWGFSQRKISFICDIIDLVLQKHNQLKKPRVRCPASYKDKRGESHPALTDAGTVSPIPLLKVFEGPFVVNHTEHSSTSPTNSSHVEELSSHEAWTSHNEVYSSNSLGNGITELAGCKEEKVNILYSSEVEGRLSALETQLGGLLSGMDRLYILEKRLEKLEKQRLTDKNEGEVITIPRESWEILMSRVLLLETKLDLSNIQLRVPLACPPTTTSSSCTTSDASKEDLKDRLERITNMLKSTSNLLKNTE, encoded by the exons ATGCTGTCCACTGGAGATGTCCAAGGATTTCTTCGTAAACTGGAAACTCTCTTGCGGGCGATAAAGTACCTGGGACATGTCGACTACAACgg tcTTTCCAAAGGAGATCCATCTGCTTTTCTACCAATTGTGAGCTTCACactcacctccttctctccaccttttGCTGAGCAGCTAATGGAGGCTGGACTAGAGCTGACCGGCAAAACTGACCTCCGATTCACTGACACTCTTTACAAG GTGCTGCGAGATATCTTCCACTATAAACCTATACTGACCAAGCAGCAGTTCCTCCAGTGGGGTTTCTCACAAAGGAAGATCTCTTTCATCTGCGACATTATTGACCTGGTTCTGCAGAAACACAACCAGCTGAAGAAG ccAAGAGTCAGATGTCCTGCCTCATACAAGGATAAGCGAGGAGAATCTCATCCTGCACTCACTGATGCAGGCACTGTAAGTCCAATACCACTGCTGAAG GTGTTCGAGGGGCCATTTGTTGTTAATCACACAGAACATTCGTCAACTTCTCCCACAAACTCCTCCCATGTGGAAGAATTATCCTCCCACGAAGCCTGGACCTCTCATAATGAAGTGTATTCCTCTAATTCTCTCGGAAATGGGATCACAGAACTGGCAGGATGCAAGGAGGAGAAGGTTAACATTCTTTAC TCATCAGAGGTGGAGGGAAGGCTCTCTGCACTGGAAACTCAGCTAGGAGGTCTTCTgtctgggatggacagactctACATCCTGGAAAAGCGGCTGGAGAAACTTGAAAAACAGAGACTCACAGACAAG AACGAAGGAGAAGTCATCACTATACCCAGAGAAAGCTGGGAAATCCTGATGAGCAGAGTGCTGTTATTGGAGACTAAACTAGATCTGAGCAATATACAG TTGAGAGTGCCCCTGGCTTGTCCACCAACTACCACTTCCTCGTCTTGCACCACCTCTGATGCTTCAAAG GAGGACCTCAAGGACAGACTGGAGAGAATCACCAACAT GTTGAAGAGCACATCCAATCTGCTGAAGAACACAGAATGA
- the cep44 gene encoding centrosomal protein of 44 kDa isoform X6, with the protein MEAGLELTGKTDLRFTDTLYKVLRDIFHYKPILTKQQFLQWGFSQRKISFICDIIDLVLQKHNQLKKPRVRCPASYKDKRGESHPALTDAGTVSPIPLLKVFEGPFVVNHTEHSSTSPTNSSHVEELSSHEAWTSHNEVYSSNSLGNGITELAGCKEEKVNILYSSEVEGRLSALETQLGGLLSGMDRLYILEKRLEKLEKQRLTDKHVLFQNEGEVITIPRESWEILMSRVLLLETKLDLSNIQLRVPLACPPTTTSSSCTTSDASKEDLKDRLERITNMLKSTSNLLKNTE; encoded by the exons ATGGAGGCTGGACTAGAGCTGACCGGCAAAACTGACCTCCGATTCACTGACACTCTTTACAAG GTGCTGCGAGATATCTTCCACTATAAACCTATACTGACCAAGCAGCAGTTCCTCCAGTGGGGTTTCTCACAAAGGAAGATCTCTTTCATCTGCGACATTATTGACCTGGTTCTGCAGAAACACAACCAGCTGAAGAAG ccAAGAGTCAGATGTCCTGCCTCATACAAGGATAAGCGAGGAGAATCTCATCCTGCACTCACTGATGCAGGCACTGTAAGTCCAATACCACTGCTGAAG GTGTTCGAGGGGCCATTTGTTGTTAATCACACAGAACATTCGTCAACTTCTCCCACAAACTCCTCCCATGTGGAAGAATTATCCTCCCACGAAGCCTGGACCTCTCATAATGAAGTGTATTCCTCTAATTCTCTCGGAAATGGGATCACAGAACTGGCAGGATGCAAGGAGGAGAAGGTTAACATTCTTTAC TCATCAGAGGTGGAGGGAAGGCTCTCTGCACTGGAAACTCAGCTAGGAGGTCTTCTgtctgggatggacagactctACATCCTGGAAAAGCGGCTGGAGAAACTTGAAAAACAGAGACTCACAGACAAG CATGTTCTATTCCAGAACGAAGGAGAAGTCATCACTATACCCAGAGAAAGCTGGGAAATCCTGATGAGCAGAGTGCTGTTATTGGAGACTAAACTAGATCTGAGCAATATACAG TTGAGAGTGCCCCTGGCTTGTCCACCAACTACCACTTCCTCGTCTTGCACCACCTCTGATGCTTCAAAG GAGGACCTCAAGGACAGACTGGAGAGAATCACCAACAT GTTGAAGAGCACATCCAATCTGCTGAAGAACACAGAATGA
- the fbxo8 gene encoding F-box only protein 8 isoform X1: protein MKRQKEKSSKKASKRPTATLKRLQGFQMGQALWRLPPRQQRQLQEELADRLAERGDGGGGERRVLGTDGGPQRRDAQPCYGPDIYHLLRTRIGGKEQNGFIDLEMLPPELGITILSYLNATDLCLAGCVWQDLGSDEYLWQGLCKSTWGHCSIYNRRLPVGFSYRRLYLQLDEGCLSFNANAQEGISYFMSKGILVDHPTELAKFIFYTTRLHWKTLRIYLDERRDVLDELVTLHNFSNQFLPNALRDFFRHIHAPEERGEYLETLITKFSHRFCTCNPGLVRELGLSPDAVYVLCYSLILLSIDLTSPHVKNKMSKREFIRNTRRAAHNVSDDFVGHLYDNIYLIGHVAA from the exons atgaaaagacaaaaagaaaaaagttcaaaaaaaGCATCAAAGAGGCctacagcaacattaaagagGCTGCAGGGATTTCAG ATGGGTCAGGCACTGTGGAGGCTGCCTCCCAGACAACAGAGGCAGCTTCAGGAAGAGCTTGCAGACCGGCTGGCTGAGCGAGGAgacggaggtggaggagaaagacGTGTCCTAG GGACAGATGGAGGTCCCCAGAGAAGAGATGCTCAGCCGTGTTATGGCCCTGACATCTATCATCTGCTGAGAACGCGCATCGGAG GAAAGGAACAGAATGGTTTTATTGATTTGGAGATGTTGCCCCCTGAATTAGGCATCACCATTCTGTCTTACCTGAATGCTACTGACCTGTGCCTGGCTGGCTGCGTGTGGCAGGATCTGGGAAGCGACGAATATCTATGGCAGGG GCTGTGTAAGTCCACATGGGGACACTGCTCCATCTACAACCGAAGACTACCTGTAGGTTTCTCATATAGAAGACTCTACTTACAACTAGATGAAGGCTGCCTGTCATTCAATGCTAATGCACAAGAG GGCATCAGTTATTTCATGTCTAAAGGGATCCTAGTGGATCATCCGACAGAGCTGGCTAAGTTCATCTTTTACACCACACGCCTCCACTGGAAGACGCTGAGGATTTATCTGGATGAGAG ACGGGACGTCCTGGATGAGTTGGTGACCCTCCATAACTTCAGCAACCAGTTCCTCCCCAACGCTCTGCGGGACTTCTTCAGACACATCCACGCccctgaggagagaggagagtatCTGGAGACCCTCATCACAAAGTTCAGCCACAGGTTTTGTACCTGTAACCCAGGCCTCGTCCGAGAGCTGGGCCTCAGTCCTG ATGCGGTGTATGTGCTGTGCTACAGTCTCATCCTGCTGTCCATCGACTTGACCAGCCCCCAcgtcaaaaacaaaatgtccaaGAGGGAGTTTATCAGGAAcactcgccgagcagcgcacAACGTCTCTGATGACTTTGTAGGCCACCTCTATGACAACATTTACCTGATTGGCCATGTGGCTGCATAG
- the cep44 gene encoding centrosomal protein of 44 kDa isoform X5, translated as MLSTGDVQGFLRKLETLLRAIKYLGHVDYNGLSKGDPSAFLPIVSFTLTSFSPPFAEQLMEAGLELTGKTDLRFTDTLYKVLRDIFHYKPILTKQQFLQWGFSQRKISFICDIIDLVLQKHNQLKKPRVRCPASYKDKRGESHPALTDAGTVSPIPLLKVFEGPFVVNHTEHSSTSPTNSSHVEELSSHEAWTSHNEVYSSNSLGNGITELAGCKEEKVNILYSSEVEGRLSALETQLGGLLSGMDRLYILEKRLEKLEKQRLTDKLRVPLACPPTTTSSSCTTSDASKEDLKDRLERITNMLKSTSNLLKNTE; from the exons ATGCTGTCCACTGGAGATGTCCAAGGATTTCTTCGTAAACTGGAAACTCTCTTGCGGGCGATAAAGTACCTGGGACATGTCGACTACAACgg tcTTTCCAAAGGAGATCCATCTGCTTTTCTACCAATTGTGAGCTTCACactcacctccttctctccaccttttGCTGAGCAGCTAATGGAGGCTGGACTAGAGCTGACCGGCAAAACTGACCTCCGATTCACTGACACTCTTTACAAG GTGCTGCGAGATATCTTCCACTATAAACCTATACTGACCAAGCAGCAGTTCCTCCAGTGGGGTTTCTCACAAAGGAAGATCTCTTTCATCTGCGACATTATTGACCTGGTTCTGCAGAAACACAACCAGCTGAAGAAG ccAAGAGTCAGATGTCCTGCCTCATACAAGGATAAGCGAGGAGAATCTCATCCTGCACTCACTGATGCAGGCACTGTAAGTCCAATACCACTGCTGAAG GTGTTCGAGGGGCCATTTGTTGTTAATCACACAGAACATTCGTCAACTTCTCCCACAAACTCCTCCCATGTGGAAGAATTATCCTCCCACGAAGCCTGGACCTCTCATAATGAAGTGTATTCCTCTAATTCTCTCGGAAATGGGATCACAGAACTGGCAGGATGCAAGGAGGAGAAGGTTAACATTCTTTAC TCATCAGAGGTGGAGGGAAGGCTCTCTGCACTGGAAACTCAGCTAGGAGGTCTTCTgtctgggatggacagactctACATCCTGGAAAAGCGGCTGGAGAAACTTGAAAAACAGAGACTCACAGACAAG TTGAGAGTGCCCCTGGCTTGTCCACCAACTACCACTTCCTCGTCTTGCACCACCTCTGATGCTTCAAAG GAGGACCTCAAGGACAGACTGGAGAGAATCACCAACAT GTTGAAGAGCACATCCAATCTGCTGAAGAACACAGAATGA
- the cep44 gene encoding centrosomal protein of 44 kDa isoform X3: MLSTGDVQGFLRKLETLLRAIKYLGHVDYNGLSKGDPSAFLPIVSFTLTSFSPPFAEQLMEAGLELTGKTDLRFTDTLYKVLRDIFHYKPILTKQQFLQWGFSQRKISFICDIIDLVLQKHNQLKKPRVRCPASYKDKRGESHPALTDAGTVFEGPFVVNHTEHSSTSPTNSSHVEELSSHEAWTSHNEVYSSNSLGNGITELAGCKEEKVNILYSSEVEGRLSALETQLGGLLSGMDRLYILEKRLEKLEKQRLTDKHVLFQNEGEVITIPRESWEILMSRVLLLETKLDLSNIQLRVPLACPPTTTSSSCTTSDASKEDLKDRLERITNMLKSTSNLLKNTE; this comes from the exons ATGCTGTCCACTGGAGATGTCCAAGGATTTCTTCGTAAACTGGAAACTCTCTTGCGGGCGATAAAGTACCTGGGACATGTCGACTACAACgg tcTTTCCAAAGGAGATCCATCTGCTTTTCTACCAATTGTGAGCTTCACactcacctccttctctccaccttttGCTGAGCAGCTAATGGAGGCTGGACTAGAGCTGACCGGCAAAACTGACCTCCGATTCACTGACACTCTTTACAAG GTGCTGCGAGATATCTTCCACTATAAACCTATACTGACCAAGCAGCAGTTCCTCCAGTGGGGTTTCTCACAAAGGAAGATCTCTTTCATCTGCGACATTATTGACCTGGTTCTGCAGAAACACAACCAGCTGAAGAAG ccAAGAGTCAGATGTCCTGCCTCATACAAGGATAAGCGAGGAGAATCTCATCCTGCACTCACTGATGCAGGCACT GTGTTCGAGGGGCCATTTGTTGTTAATCACACAGAACATTCGTCAACTTCTCCCACAAACTCCTCCCATGTGGAAGAATTATCCTCCCACGAAGCCTGGACCTCTCATAATGAAGTGTATTCCTCTAATTCTCTCGGAAATGGGATCACAGAACTGGCAGGATGCAAGGAGGAGAAGGTTAACATTCTTTAC TCATCAGAGGTGGAGGGAAGGCTCTCTGCACTGGAAACTCAGCTAGGAGGTCTTCTgtctgggatggacagactctACATCCTGGAAAAGCGGCTGGAGAAACTTGAAAAACAGAGACTCACAGACAAG CATGTTCTATTCCAGAACGAAGGAGAAGTCATCACTATACCCAGAGAAAGCTGGGAAATCCTGATGAGCAGAGTGCTGTTATTGGAGACTAAACTAGATCTGAGCAATATACAG TTGAGAGTGCCCCTGGCTTGTCCACCAACTACCACTTCCTCGTCTTGCACCACCTCTGATGCTTCAAAG GAGGACCTCAAGGACAGACTGGAGAGAATCACCAACAT GTTGAAGAGCACATCCAATCTGCTGAAGAACACAGAATGA
- the fbxo8 gene encoding F-box only protein 8 isoform X2: MGQALWRLPPRQQRQLQEELADRLAERGDGGGGERRVLGTDGGPQRRDAQPCYGPDIYHLLRTRIGGKEQNGFIDLEMLPPELGITILSYLNATDLCLAGCVWQDLGSDEYLWQGLCKSTWGHCSIYNRRLPVGFSYRRLYLQLDEGCLSFNANAQEGISYFMSKGILVDHPTELAKFIFYTTRLHWKTLRIYLDERRDVLDELVTLHNFSNQFLPNALRDFFRHIHAPEERGEYLETLITKFSHRFCTCNPGLVRELGLSPDAVYVLCYSLILLSIDLTSPHVKNKMSKREFIRNTRRAAHNVSDDFVGHLYDNIYLIGHVAA; the protein is encoded by the exons ATGGGTCAGGCACTGTGGAGGCTGCCTCCCAGACAACAGAGGCAGCTTCAGGAAGAGCTTGCAGACCGGCTGGCTGAGCGAGGAgacggaggtggaggagaaagacGTGTCCTAG GGACAGATGGAGGTCCCCAGAGAAGAGATGCTCAGCCGTGTTATGGCCCTGACATCTATCATCTGCTGAGAACGCGCATCGGAG GAAAGGAACAGAATGGTTTTATTGATTTGGAGATGTTGCCCCCTGAATTAGGCATCACCATTCTGTCTTACCTGAATGCTACTGACCTGTGCCTGGCTGGCTGCGTGTGGCAGGATCTGGGAAGCGACGAATATCTATGGCAGGG GCTGTGTAAGTCCACATGGGGACACTGCTCCATCTACAACCGAAGACTACCTGTAGGTTTCTCATATAGAAGACTCTACTTACAACTAGATGAAGGCTGCCTGTCATTCAATGCTAATGCACAAGAG GGCATCAGTTATTTCATGTCTAAAGGGATCCTAGTGGATCATCCGACAGAGCTGGCTAAGTTCATCTTTTACACCACACGCCTCCACTGGAAGACGCTGAGGATTTATCTGGATGAGAG ACGGGACGTCCTGGATGAGTTGGTGACCCTCCATAACTTCAGCAACCAGTTCCTCCCCAACGCTCTGCGGGACTTCTTCAGACACATCCACGCccctgaggagagaggagagtatCTGGAGACCCTCATCACAAAGTTCAGCCACAGGTTTTGTACCTGTAACCCAGGCCTCGTCCGAGAGCTGGGCCTCAGTCCTG ATGCGGTGTATGTGCTGTGCTACAGTCTCATCCTGCTGTCCATCGACTTGACCAGCCCCCAcgtcaaaaacaaaatgtccaaGAGGGAGTTTATCAGGAAcactcgccgagcagcgcacAACGTCTCTGATGACTTTGTAGGCCACCTCTATGACAACATTTACCTGATTGGCCATGTGGCTGCATAG
- the cep44 gene encoding centrosomal protein of 44 kDa isoform X2, with protein sequence MLSTGDVQGFLRKLETLLRAIKYLGHVDYNGLSKGDPSAFLPIVSFTLTSFSPPFAEQLMEAGLELTGKTDLRFTDTLYKVLRDIFHYKPILTKQQFLQWGFSQRKISFICDIIDLVLQKHNQLKKPRVRCPASYKDKRGESHPALTDAGTVSPIPLLKVFEGPFVVNHTEHSSTSPTNSSHVEELSSHEAWTSHNEVYSSNSLGNGITELAGCKEEKSSEVEGRLSALETQLGGLLSGMDRLYILEKRLEKLEKQRLTDKHVLFQNEGEVITIPRESWEILMSRVLLLETKLDLSNIQLRVPLACPPTTTSSSCTTSDASKEDLKDRLERITNMLKSTSNLLKNTE encoded by the exons ATGCTGTCCACTGGAGATGTCCAAGGATTTCTTCGTAAACTGGAAACTCTCTTGCGGGCGATAAAGTACCTGGGACATGTCGACTACAACgg tcTTTCCAAAGGAGATCCATCTGCTTTTCTACCAATTGTGAGCTTCACactcacctccttctctccaccttttGCTGAGCAGCTAATGGAGGCTGGACTAGAGCTGACCGGCAAAACTGACCTCCGATTCACTGACACTCTTTACAAG GTGCTGCGAGATATCTTCCACTATAAACCTATACTGACCAAGCAGCAGTTCCTCCAGTGGGGTTTCTCACAAAGGAAGATCTCTTTCATCTGCGACATTATTGACCTGGTTCTGCAGAAACACAACCAGCTGAAGAAG ccAAGAGTCAGATGTCCTGCCTCATACAAGGATAAGCGAGGAGAATCTCATCCTGCACTCACTGATGCAGGCACTGTAAGTCCAATACCACTGCTGAAG GTGTTCGAGGGGCCATTTGTTGTTAATCACACAGAACATTCGTCAACTTCTCCCACAAACTCCTCCCATGTGGAAGAATTATCCTCCCACGAAGCCTGGACCTCTCATAATGAAGTGTATTCCTCTAATTCTCTCGGAAATGGGATCACAGAACTGGCAGGATGCAAGGAGGAGAAG TCATCAGAGGTGGAGGGAAGGCTCTCTGCACTGGAAACTCAGCTAGGAGGTCTTCTgtctgggatggacagactctACATCCTGGAAAAGCGGCTGGAGAAACTTGAAAAACAGAGACTCACAGACAAG CATGTTCTATTCCAGAACGAAGGAGAAGTCATCACTATACCCAGAGAAAGCTGGGAAATCCTGATGAGCAGAGTGCTGTTATTGGAGACTAAACTAGATCTGAGCAATATACAG TTGAGAGTGCCCCTGGCTTGTCCACCAACTACCACTTCCTCGTCTTGCACCACCTCTGATGCTTCAAAG GAGGACCTCAAGGACAGACTGGAGAGAATCACCAACAT GTTGAAGAGCACATCCAATCTGCTGAAGAACACAGAATGA